Proteins encoded within one genomic window of Streptomyces profundus:
- the ptsP gene encoding phosphoenolpyruvate--protein phosphotransferase, which yields MATVQRGIGIGGGTVSGPVARMARPPVPPAPRTVPADQLPAEVDAVRAAFTDVAEALQRRADAASGPAAEVLFAQVMMVADPALADRAEALVRGGDDGPRAIDAAFGEFRSALAAAGGLFAERVADLDDLRDRAVAVLLGLPMPGLPEPGHPHVLVAADLAPADTALLDPASVIALVTEQGGPTGHTAILARGLGIPAVVGCAGAEALTDGRLVLVDADAGTVEADPTPEAVTEAAERAARRRRRAAELTGPGRTADGHPVKLLVNLGAPHELSAAAAADSEGVGLFRTEFLFLERTEAPSVAEQTDAYARVFAAFAGRRVVVRTLDAGADKPLPFATATDEQNPALGVRGLRTATRDPELLEDQLHALALAADGASAEVWVMAPMVSLPGEAATFADRVRAHGLATAGAMVEVPAAALRAGELAEACDFLSIGTNDLSQYAFAADRTLASLAGLLDPWQPALLDLVQLTAAAGTRGGRPVGVCGEAAADPAMALVLTGLGVTSLSAAPAALPEVRAALAAHTLADCQALAEAARTAPDASTARARVADALPEARLP from the coding sequence ATGGCCACCGTCCAGCGGGGCATCGGCATCGGCGGCGGCACCGTCTCGGGCCCGGTGGCCAGGATGGCCCGCCCACCCGTGCCGCCGGCGCCGCGCACCGTTCCCGCCGATCAGCTGCCGGCCGAGGTGGACGCGGTCCGCGCCGCGTTCACCGACGTGGCCGAAGCGCTTCAGCGGCGCGCCGACGCGGCGTCTGGGCCGGCGGCCGAGGTGCTGTTCGCCCAGGTCATGATGGTCGCCGACCCGGCGCTCGCGGACCGGGCCGAGGCCCTGGTGCGCGGCGGCGACGACGGCCCACGCGCGATCGACGCCGCGTTCGGCGAGTTCCGCTCGGCGCTGGCGGCGGCCGGCGGCCTCTTCGCCGAACGTGTCGCCGACCTGGACGACCTGCGCGACCGCGCCGTCGCCGTGCTGCTCGGCCTCCCCATGCCGGGCCTGCCGGAACCCGGCCACCCCCATGTCCTGGTCGCCGCCGACCTGGCCCCGGCCGACACCGCGCTGCTCGACCCGGCATCGGTCATCGCCCTGGTCACCGAGCAGGGCGGGCCCACCGGACACACCGCCATCCTGGCGCGCGGCCTCGGCATCCCCGCCGTGGTCGGCTGCGCGGGCGCCGAGGCGTTGACGGACGGCCGACTCGTCCTGGTGGACGCCGACGCCGGCACCGTCGAGGCCGATCCGACGCCCGAGGCCGTCACCGAGGCGGCGGAGCGCGCCGCGCGCCGCCGGCGGCGCGCGGCCGAGCTGACCGGACCGGGGCGCACCGCCGACGGCCACCCCGTCAAGCTCCTCGTCAACCTCGGCGCGCCACACGAGCTTTCGGCGGCGGCAGCGGCCGACAGCGAGGGAGTCGGGCTGTTCCGCACCGAGTTCCTCTTCCTGGAGCGGACCGAAGCGCCCTCCGTCGCCGAACAGACCGACGCCTACGCGCGGGTCTTCGCCGCCTTCGCCGGCCGCCGCGTCGTCGTCCGCACCCTGGACGCCGGCGCGGACAAACCGCTGCCGTTCGCCACCGCGACCGACGAGCAGAACCCCGCCCTCGGCGTCCGGGGCCTGCGCACCGCCACCCGTGACCCCGAACTGCTGGAGGACCAGCTCCACGCCCTCGCCCTGGCCGCCGATGGCGCGTCAGCCGAGGTGTGGGTGATGGCGCCCATGGTCTCCCTGCCGGGCGAGGCCGCCACCTTCGCCGACCGCGTCCGCGCCCACGGCCTGGCCACCGCCGGCGCCATGGTCGAGGTGCCGGCGGCGGCGCTGCGCGCCGGGGAGCTGGCCGAAGCCTGCGACTTCCTCAGCATCGGCACCAACGACCTGTCCCAGTACGCCTTCGCCGCCGACCGCACGCTCGCCTCGCTGGCCGGCCTGCTCGACCCCTGGCAGCCCGCGCTCCTCGACCTCGTCCAGCTCACCGCCGCCGCCGGAACACGCGGCGGCCGACCCGTCGGCGTCTGCGGCGAGGCGGCGGCCGATCCGGCGATGGCCCTGGTGCTGACCGGCCTCGGCGTCACCAGCCTCTCGGCCGCCCCGGCGGCACTCCCCGAGGTCAGGGCCGCGCTGGCGGCCCACACCCTCGCCGACTGCCAGGCCCTGGCCGAAGCGGCCCGCACCGCCCCGGACGCGTCGACGGCACGAGCCCGGGTAGCCGACGCCCTGCCGGAAGCCCGGCTGCCTTGA
- a CDS encoding HPr family phosphocarrier protein: MPQRTVVIGSRSGLHARPASLLVRAAARQPVAVTIARQGRPPVDARSLLSVLALGAAAGEPVVLAAEGEGAEAAIAELAALVADDLDAPEPAAGAGE, encoded by the coding sequence ATGCCTCAGCGCACCGTGGTCATCGGCTCGCGCAGCGGCCTGCACGCCCGTCCCGCCTCGCTGTTGGTGCGGGCCGCGGCGCGTCAGCCGGTCGCCGTCACCATCGCCCGCCAGGGCCGGCCGCCCGTCGACGCCCGCAGCCTGCTCTCCGTGCTGGCGCTCGGCGCCGCCGCCGGCGAGCCCGTGGTGCTCGCCGCCGAGGGCGAGGGCGCCGAGGCGGCCATCGCCGAACTCGCCGCGCTGGTCGCCGACGACCTGGACGCCCCGGAGCCCGCCGCGGGCGCGGGGGAGTAG
- a CDS encoding PTS fructose transporter subunit IIABC, which translates to MAELIVPELVVPALSATTKDEAVRTLAERLVATGRVTDLDGFLADVAARESQMPTGLEGGIGIPHCRSAHVTEPTLAFGRSAVGIDFGAPDGPADLVFLIAAPAGGDADHLGILSALARRLMDPAFTEALRAENDPATLVALVRGDQAPEQREPAAEPTVEPAAPFRIVAVTSCPTGIAHTYMAAESLARAGGEAGVEVTVETQGSAGFSRLDPAVIAAADAVIFAHDVEVRERARFAGKPTVDVGVKAAINRPAELIDEARARAERGETSAAAPAAEDDAGPQAAGGEGFGSRLRRYLMSGVSYMVPFVAAGGLLIALSFAIGGHGIADAPSVADHFLWTEGDSWAALFHQIGGAAFAFLVPVLAGYIAFGMADRPGLVPGFVGGSIAVTIEAGFLGGLVAGLLSGAVVMGLQRAQVPPALRGVMPVLVIPLIGSALVGFLMFVVVGEPLAALQRSLTDWLDGLSGSNAILLGAVLGAMMCFDLGGPLNKVAYAFAVGGLAEAGDGNLRVMAAVMAAGMVPPLAMALATTVRARLFTKAERENGKAAWVLGASFITEGAIPFAAADPLRVIPSAMAGGALTGALSMGFEATLRAPHGGIFVVPLIGSPFLYLLAVAAGTLLSAALVVLLKSRRRLPSPDAAPATAEPVTR; encoded by the coding sequence ATGGCCGAGTTGATCGTTCCCGAACTGGTGGTACCGGCGCTCTCCGCCACCACCAAGGACGAGGCCGTCCGAACCCTGGCCGAGCGCCTGGTCGCCACCGGCCGGGTGACGGACCTGGACGGGTTCCTCGCCGATGTCGCCGCCCGCGAGTCCCAGATGCCCACCGGGCTTGAGGGCGGCATCGGCATACCCCACTGCCGCAGCGCCCATGTGACCGAGCCGACGTTGGCCTTCGGCCGCAGCGCCGTCGGCATCGACTTCGGCGCTCCCGACGGCCCGGCCGATCTGGTCTTCCTGATCGCCGCCCCGGCCGGCGGCGACGCCGACCACCTCGGCATCCTCTCGGCGCTCGCCCGCCGCCTGATGGACCCGGCGTTCACCGAGGCGCTGCGCGCCGAGAACGACCCGGCGACGCTCGTGGCGCTGGTGCGCGGCGACCAGGCGCCCGAGCAGCGGGAGCCGGCGGCCGAGCCGACGGTCGAGCCGGCGGCCCCGTTCCGGATCGTGGCCGTCACCTCCTGCCCCACCGGCATCGCGCACACCTATATGGCCGCCGAATCCCTGGCGCGCGCCGGCGGCGAGGCCGGCGTCGAGGTGACCGTCGAGACCCAGGGGTCGGCGGGCTTCAGCCGGCTCGACCCGGCGGTGATCGCCGCCGCCGACGCGGTGATCTTCGCGCACGACGTCGAGGTGCGGGAACGCGCCAGGTTCGCCGGCAAGCCCACCGTCGACGTCGGCGTGAAGGCCGCCATCAACCGGCCGGCCGAGCTGATCGACGAGGCCAGGGCCAGGGCCGAACGCGGCGAGACGAGCGCCGCCGCCCCCGCAGCCGAGGACGACGCCGGCCCCCAGGCCGCCGGCGGCGAGGGCTTCGGCTCCCGGCTGCGCCGCTATCTGATGAGCGGCGTCAGCTACATGGTCCCGTTCGTGGCGGCCGGCGGGTTGCTGATCGCCCTCTCGTTCGCCATCGGCGGCCATGGGATCGCCGACGCGCCCTCCGTCGCCGACCACTTCCTGTGGACGGAGGGCGACAGCTGGGCCGCCCTCTTCCACCAGATCGGCGGCGCCGCCTTCGCCTTCCTGGTGCCCGTGCTGGCCGGCTATATCGCCTTCGGAATGGCCGACCGACCAGGGCTTGTGCCCGGCTTCGTCGGCGGCTCCATCGCGGTGACCATCGAGGCCGGCTTCCTCGGCGGCCTGGTCGCGGGGCTGCTCTCCGGCGCCGTGGTGATGGGCCTGCAACGGGCCCAGGTCCCGCCCGCGCTGCGCGGCGTGATGCCCGTGCTGGTCATCCCCCTCATCGGCTCGGCGCTCGTCGGCTTCCTGATGTTCGTGGTGGTCGGCGAGCCGCTCGCCGCCCTGCAACGGTCGCTCACCGACTGGCTGGACGGGCTCTCCGGATCCAACGCGATCCTGCTGGGCGCCGTGCTCGGCGCGATGATGTGCTTCGACCTGGGCGGACCGCTCAACAAGGTCGCCTACGCCTTCGCGGTCGGCGGCCTCGCCGAGGCCGGCGACGGCAACCTGAGGGTGATGGCGGCCGTGATGGCCGCCGGCATGGTCCCGCCGCTGGCGATGGCCCTGGCCACCACCGTGCGCGCCCGGCTCTTCACCAAGGCCGAACGGGAGAACGGCAAGGCCGCCTGGGTGCTCGGCGCCTCCTTCATCACCGAGGGCGCCATCCCCTTCGCGGCGGCCGACCCGCTGCGGGTGATCCCCTCGGCGATGGCGGGCGGCGCCCTCACCGGCGCGCTCAGCATGGGCTTCGAGGCCACCCTGCGCGCCCCGCACGGCGGGATCTTCGTCGTCCCGCTGATCGGCTCCCCCTTCCTCTACCTGCTGGCCGTGGCCGCCGGCACGCTGCTCAGCGCCGCGCTGGTGGTGTTGCTCAAGTCCCGCCGGAGGCTGCCGAGTCCGGACGCGGCGCCGGCCACCGCCGAGCCGGTAACCCGGTAA
- the pfkB gene encoding 1-phosphofructokinase has translation MILTVTPNPSLDRTYEVPALRRGAVLRAETDRVEPGGKGVNVSRAVAAAGGRTTAVLPLGGPEGALLARLLDGRGVEVAGVPLAGSTRVNITLVEPDGTLTKVNAAGPALTPEEAAALLATVRARAADAGWIACCGSLPRGLEPDWYAELVAHAHRAGARVALDTSGAALLAALAERPDVVKPNAQELTEAVGRPLATVGDAVKAAEELRARGAGAVLASLGPEGQLLVSAAGTYWGHAPVACVRSDVGAGDASLAGFLAAGGQGQEALAAAVAHGAAAVGLPGSAMPAAGDLDAAAVVTTADVPVDRPLTWPGER, from the coding sequence ATGATCCTCACCGTCACCCCCAACCCCAGCCTGGACCGCACCTACGAGGTGCCGGCGCTGCGCAGGGGAGCCGTGCTGCGCGCCGAGACGGACCGCGTCGAGCCGGGCGGCAAGGGCGTCAACGTCTCCCGCGCCGTCGCCGCCGCCGGCGGGCGCACCACCGCCGTGCTGCCGCTCGGCGGCCCCGAGGGCGCGCTGCTCGCCCGGCTCCTCGACGGCCGGGGCGTCGAGGTCGCCGGCGTGCCGCTCGCCGGCTCGACGCGGGTCAACATCACGCTGGTCGAGCCGGACGGCACCCTCACCAAGGTCAACGCGGCGGGCCCGGCGCTCACCCCCGAGGAGGCCGCCGCCCTGCTGGCCACGGTCCGCGCCCGCGCGGCCGACGCCGGCTGGATCGCCTGCTGCGGCAGCCTGCCGCGCGGCCTGGAACCCGACTGGTACGCCGAGTTGGTCGCCCACGCCCACCGCGCCGGCGCCCGCGTCGCACTGGACACCTCGGGCGCGGCGCTGCTCGCCGCCCTCGCCGAACGCCCCGATGTGGTGAAGCCCAACGCACAGGAGTTGACGGAGGCGGTGGGCCGTCCGCTGGCCACCGTGGGGGACGCCGTCAAGGCCGCCGAGGAGCTGCGCGCCCGAGGCGCGGGCGCTGTGCTGGCCAGCCTGGGGCCCGAAGGCCAGCTGCTGGTCTCGGCCGCCGGCACCTACTGGGGCCACGCCCCGGTGGCGTGCGTCCGCAGCGATGTCGGCGCCGGCGACGCCTCGCTCGCCGGCTTCCTGGCCGCCGGCGGCCAGGGCCAGGAGGCGCTCGCCGCCGCCGTGGCGCACGGCGCGGCGGCCGTCGGGCTGCCCGGCAGCGCGATGCCGGCCGCCGGCGATCTCGACGCCGCAGCCGTCGTGACCACGGCCGACGTCCCCGTCGACCGCCCGCTGACCTGGCCGGGTGAGCGGTGA
- a CDS encoding DeoR/GlpR family DNA-binding transcription regulator, translated as MYAAERQQEILRLAHEGGRVDVLSLAETFQVTAETVRRDLKVLDRAGLVRRVHGGAIPAGRLDFEPNVAEREGVSADEKNRIVRAALSELPADGSVIIDAGTTTARLAAALPADCALTVVTHALPVAARLVDHPGISLHLVGGRVRHRTSAAVDAWALRAYGEINADLLLLATNGFSLDDGLTTPDLAEAAVKRAMVAAARRTVLLADSTKLRQQYFARFGDFSDVDLFVTDTGLGDEDAAAIERRGTEVVRA; from the coding sequence ATGTACGCAGCAGAGCGTCAGCAGGAGATCCTGCGCCTTGCCCATGAGGGCGGGCGGGTCGACGTGCTGTCGTTGGCCGAGACGTTCCAGGTCACAGCCGAGACGGTGCGGCGCGATCTCAAGGTGCTCGACCGGGCCGGGCTGGTCCGCCGGGTGCACGGCGGGGCCATCCCGGCCGGACGGCTCGACTTCGAGCCCAATGTCGCCGAACGCGAGGGCGTCTCGGCCGACGAGAAGAACCGCATCGTGCGCGCCGCGCTCAGCGAACTGCCCGCCGACGGCAGCGTGATCATCGACGCCGGCACCACCACGGCCCGGCTGGCCGCCGCCCTCCCGGCGGACTGCGCCCTGACCGTCGTCACCCACGCGCTGCCCGTCGCCGCCCGGCTCGTCGACCACCCGGGGATCTCGCTCCACCTGGTCGGCGGCCGGGTGCGGCACCGCACCAGCGCCGCCGTCGACGCCTGGGCGCTGCGCGCCTACGGCGAGATCAACGCCGACCTGCTGCTCCTCGCCACCAACGGCTTCTCCCTCGACGACGGCCTCACCACCCCCGACCTGGCCGAGGCCGCCGTCAAACGCGCCATGGTCGCCGCCGCCCGCCGCACCGTGCTGCTCGCCGACTCCACCAAGCTCCGCCAGCAGTACTTCGCCCGCTTCGGCGACTTCTCCGACGTCGACCTGTTCGTCACGGACACCGGGCTCGGTGACGAGGACGCCGCCGCCATCGAGCGGCGCGGTACCGAGGTGGTGCGCGCATGA
- a CDS encoding alkene reductase translates to MTALFDGFPLGDLALPNRVVMAPMTRVRAAAGGLATPSMATYYAQRATAGLIVSEGVQPNLVGQSNPGTPGLHTDEQVASWRQVTAAVHTNGGRIFAQLMHGGRVSHPSTTGEQPVGPSALPAVGDVFTPNGPRPAPIPRALTTDEVPEQAQSYALAARRAVDAGFDGVELHGANGYLISQFLSSNANARTDRYGGSVANRIRFAVEAVSATVEAVGAARTGIRLSPGATFWGVRETEVPQLYAALLAELARLDLAYVHVEATADEEVLLGLRRGWPGTLIMNPTLPMGPKQVERADADHWLGLGAELISFGRAFIANPDLVERLRLGLPIAPVDDAAYYQGGDEGYLTYPAYQHTA, encoded by the coding sequence GTGACTGCCCTGTTCGACGGTTTTCCGCTTGGTGACCTGGCCCTGCCCAACCGGGTGGTGATGGCCCCGATGACCCGGGTCAGGGCCGCCGCCGGCGGCTTGGCGACGCCGTCCATGGCGACCTACTACGCCCAGCGGGCGACCGCGGGCCTGATCGTGAGCGAGGGGGTGCAGCCGAACCTGGTCGGTCAGTCCAACCCGGGGACCCCGGGGCTGCACACCGACGAGCAGGTCGCCTCCTGGCGGCAGGTGACCGCGGCCGTGCACACCAACGGCGGCCGGATCTTCGCCCAGCTGATGCACGGCGGCCGGGTCTCCCACCCCAGCACCACGGGCGAGCAGCCCGTCGGCCCGTCGGCGCTGCCCGCCGTCGGCGACGTGTTCACGCCGAACGGGCCCCGGCCCGCGCCGATCCCGCGCGCCCTGACCACGGACGAGGTGCCAGAGCAGGCTCAGTCCTACGCGCTGGCGGCGCGCCGCGCCGTCGACGCCGGGTTCGACGGGGTGGAGCTGCACGGCGCCAACGGCTATCTGATCTCGCAGTTCCTCTCCAGCAACGCCAACGCGCGCACCGACCGCTACGGGGGCTCGGTGGCCAACCGCATCCGGTTCGCCGTCGAGGCGGTGTCGGCGACGGTCGAGGCCGTCGGCGCGGCCAGGACCGGCATCCGGCTCTCCCCGGGCGCCACGTTCTGGGGCGTGCGGGAGACCGAGGTTCCCCAGCTCTACGCCGCGCTGCTGGCCGAGTTGGCCCGGCTCGATCTCGCCTATGTCCATGTGGAGGCCACCGCGGACGAGGAGGTGCTGCTCGGCCTGCGGCGCGGGTGGCCCGGCACGCTGATCATGAACCCCACGCTGCCCATGGGGCCCAAGCAGGTGGAGCGGGCCGACGCCGACCACTGGCTCGGGCTCGGCGCCGAGCTGATCAGCTTCGGGCGCGCCTTCATCGCCAACCCCGACCTGGTCGAGCGGCTGCGCCTGGGCCTGCCGATCGCCCCGGTCGACGACGCCGCCTACTACCAGGGCGGTGACGAGGGCTATCTGACCTACCCGGCCTACCAGCACACCGCCTGA
- a CDS encoding P63C domain-containing protein, whose protein sequence is MSEAAENKVREKFNTSPTSLTKRQEVTAVRLHSAGETDRLPGGCAQATHAGEIQIGNTRIVCAVLDGGIRVINQGTMLTALGRNSRAKGGSAGSSILAANLRPFASDTLNDVLNELIRYRTPSGTRALGYPASVLPDMCEVYLEARKNGVLLKSQERAVDAAETLVRGLARVGIIALVDEATGYQEVRARRELQKVLEAYVATEYRPWIKTFPDEFFEQIYRLQGWEYKPGTSKRSPYVGTLVNRYIYEQLPHGVLEELQKVNPRQANGRRRYKHHQRLSADTGNSHLDKQISHVIMLMRISKDRAEFEDLFARAFPEPQLRLPLVLE, encoded by the coding sequence TTGAGTGAAGCGGCGGAGAATAAGGTGAGAGAGAAATTCAACACGTCACCCACAAGCCTGACGAAAAGACAGGAAGTGACAGCAGTCCGTCTCCACTCTGCCGGTGAAACCGATCGCCTGCCTGGCGGGTGCGCACAGGCGACTCACGCCGGAGAAATTCAGATCGGAAACACGCGAATTGTTTGCGCGGTACTAGACGGAGGAATCCGCGTAATCAACCAGGGGACGATGCTAACGGCTCTTGGCCGCAACAGTCGAGCCAAGGGCGGGTCTGCGGGTTCGAGTATTCTGGCTGCAAATCTCCGCCCGTTCGCCTCAGACACGCTCAACGACGTACTCAATGAACTTATCCGCTACCGTACACCCTCTGGAACGCGCGCCCTTGGTTATCCGGCGAGCGTACTTCCGGATATGTGTGAAGTTTATCTTGAGGCTCGGAAGAACGGCGTACTCCTCAAGAGTCAAGAACGTGCAGTCGACGCTGCAGAGACTCTTGTGAGAGGGCTCGCACGCGTAGGCATTATTGCACTAGTCGATGAAGCGACAGGCTACCAGGAGGTTCGAGCTCGCCGAGAGCTACAGAAGGTACTGGAAGCCTACGTGGCGACGGAATATCGCCCCTGGATCAAGACGTTTCCTGACGAATTCTTCGAGCAAATTTACCGACTTCAAGGATGGGAATACAAGCCCGGAACGTCGAAGAGAAGTCCGTATGTAGGAACCCTGGTCAATAGATACATTTATGAGCAACTCCCGCACGGCGTCCTGGAAGAGCTGCAGAAGGTTAACCCGCGCCAAGCGAATGGGCGCCGGCGATACAAACATCACCAACGACTCAGCGCCGATACGGGAAATAGTCACCTTGACAAGCAGATCTCGCATGTCATCATGCTGATGAGAATCTCGAAGGACAGGGCGGAATTCGAGGACCTGTTCGCTCGGGCGTTCCCGGAACCACAGCTGAGACTGCCCCTGGTCCTCGAATGA
- a CDS encoding TetR/AcrR family transcriptional regulator gives MAATPTAHGRIDRRQDRRQAILDGAFTVFARKGYADASVRDIATEAGVAKPTVYNHFADKAALFRGALEATAQAKLAERVATIEPLYDPGDDLLGTLESVGHQLLRAHGDSRSCALRRLLYAEVTRFPEALDLVSASGPHRVVHALADPLGRLTLAGRLGARDPARAAEHLMALLNGPMEARSRMGTRDVPDEELREVATAAVATFLLAYGPAA, from the coding sequence ATGGCAGCGACCCCGACGGCCCATGGACGGATCGACAGGCGACAGGACAGGCGGCAGGCCATCCTCGACGGCGCGTTCACCGTCTTCGCGCGCAAGGGCTACGCCGACGCCTCCGTGCGGGACATCGCCACCGAGGCCGGCGTCGCCAAGCCGACGGTCTACAACCACTTCGCCGACAAGGCCGCGCTCTTCCGGGGCGCCCTTGAGGCCACCGCCCAGGCCAAGCTCGCCGAACGCGTCGCCACCATCGAGCCGCTCTACGACCCGGGCGACGACCTCCTCGGCACGCTGGAGAGCGTTGGCCACCAACTGCTGCGCGCCCATGGTGACTCCAGGTCCTGCGCGCTGCGGAGGCTGCTCTACGCCGAGGTGACCCGCTTCCCCGAGGCCCTCGACCTGGTCAGCGCGTCGGGGCCGCACCGCGTGGTCCACGCGTTGGCCGATCCGCTCGGCCGCCTCACGCTGGCCGGTCGCCTGGGCGCGCGGGACCCGGCGCGCGCCGCCGAGCATCTGATGGCGCTGCTCAACGGCCCGATGGAGGCCCGCTCCCGGATGGGCACCCGGGACGTCCCCGACGAGGAGTTGCGGGAGGTCGCGACGGCGGCGGTGGCCACGTTCCTCCTCGCCTACGGCCCGGCGGCGTAG
- a CDS encoding DHA2 family efflux MFS transporter permease subunit yields the protein MSSLSPDGDRLDPRLLALIGVVLLGGLLGILNSTMAAVATDTLAVSFDTSLSTAGWTSTGFLLAVTATIPFTTWAVDRYGGKRLWLIGLGLFVTGSLASGLAWNVGSLIAFRTFQGIGAGVLDPLVLILLARAAGPRRAGRVMGLMGVVLALGPALGPVSGGAVLEVFSWRWMFLLSVPLGLVALLLAHRALPADPPAGERRGHVRLDVLGLALLAPGFAALVLALSQTAEQGGLSAWQALLPLLLGATLMLGYTTHALRTSAAHPLIDLRLFGSRGFTASVTIMGLSGLINFAAFFALPLYFQQAHGHGVLAAGLLMAPVGIGGSLSMPIAGRLSDRVGSRQLATGGTLLAALCTLGFTRVDAGTHELQLSATALLLGVALGFLAAPTMGSPYRTLPEHQVAQGSSVLYMLNQLGAALGVAVVTLIFQTSNGVLDGFRHTFWFTTATFLVILLTIPLLPGPPTTPSTGRETARVGAG from the coding sequence ATGAGTTCACTCTCGCCGGATGGCGATCGTCTGGACCCCCGCCTGCTCGCGCTCATCGGCGTTGTCCTGCTGGGCGGACTGCTGGGGATCCTCAACAGCACCATGGCCGCGGTGGCGACGGACACCCTGGCGGTCTCGTTCGACACCTCGCTCAGCACGGCGGGTTGGACCTCCACCGGCTTCCTGCTGGCGGTCACGGCGACCATCCCTTTCACCACCTGGGCCGTGGACCGCTACGGCGGGAAACGACTGTGGCTGATCGGACTCGGCCTGTTCGTGACCGGTTCGCTGGCCTCAGGTCTGGCCTGGAACGTCGGCAGCCTGATCGCCTTCCGTACCTTCCAGGGCATAGGCGCAGGCGTGCTGGACCCGCTGGTGCTGATCCTGCTGGCCCGAGCCGCCGGACCTCGGCGGGCCGGGCGGGTGATGGGGCTGATGGGCGTGGTCCTGGCGCTGGGCCCGGCGCTCGGCCCCGTCTCCGGCGGAGCGGTCCTTGAGGTGTTCTCCTGGCGCTGGATGTTCCTGCTGAGCGTCCCCCTCGGCCTGGTCGCCCTGCTGCTCGCGCACCGGGCCCTGCCCGCCGACCCGCCCGCCGGGGAGCGGCGCGGCCATGTCCGGCTGGACGTCCTGGGGCTGGCGCTGCTCGCCCCCGGCTTCGCCGCGCTGGTGCTCGCCCTCTCCCAGACGGCCGAACAGGGCGGCCTCTCCGCCTGGCAGGCGCTGCTGCCACTGCTCCTGGGCGCCACGCTGATGCTCGGTTACACCACCCACGCGCTGCGCACGAGCGCCGCACACCCCCTGATCGACCTGCGGCTCTTCGGCAGCAGGGGCTTCACGGCCAGCGTCACCATCATGGGCCTGAGTGGGCTGATCAACTTCGCGGCCTTCTTCGCCCTGCCGCTCTACTTCCAACAGGCGCACGGACACGGCGTGTTGGCCGCCGGACTGCTGATGGCCCCGGTGGGCATCGGCGGTTCCCTGTCGATGCCGATCGCCGGCCGCCTCTCCGACCGCGTCGGCTCCCGCCAACTGGCCACCGGCGGCACCCTGCTCGCCGCCCTCTGCACGCTCGGCTTCACCCGCGTCGACGCCGGCACCCACGAACTCCAGCTCTCCGCGACGGCCCTGCTCCTCGGCGTGGCCCTCGGCTTCCTCGCCGCCCCCACCATGGGCTCCCCCTACCGCACCCTGCCCGAACACCAGGTGGCCCAGGGCAGCTCCGTGCTCTACATGCTCAACCAACTGGGCGCGGCCCTCGGCGTCGCCGTGGTGACCCTGATCTTCCAAACCTCGAACGGGGTGCTCGACGGCTTCCGCCACACCTTCTGGTTCACCACAGCCACCTTCCTCGTCATCCTCCTCACCATCCCCCTCCTCCCGGGACCCCCCACCACGCCATCTACTGGTCGGGAGACGGCTCGGGTGGGGGCTGGTTGA
- a CDS encoding helix-turn-helix domain-containing protein: MSAPNAALKAVRMGLLMSQDDLARALRDAGAPGASKRLVQRWEAGDIQTPRPLHARALEKVTGAPIEALGFATPVPLARISDDGRGGHDVESPEARSQAILPRSVPEPSTAQARGAFSGIWLSRYEYFSSGRDGRYVGQHYVVLLQHGDALTVRSLPGSSDSALSIDLQLDGGVVTGTWSEQTSPESYYSGARYHGAIQLLVDPTGRRMAGKWIGFGKEFDVNTGPWDLIFQDASTSRATMGSFNQPPPEPSPDQ; this comes from the coding sequence ATGAGCGCACCCAACGCAGCGCTGAAGGCGGTCCGGATGGGCCTGCTGATGAGTCAGGACGATCTGGCGCGGGCTCTGCGGGACGCGGGGGCTCCCGGGGCGTCCAAGCGCCTGGTTCAGCGGTGGGAGGCCGGCGATATCCAGACGCCCCGCCCCCTGCACGCCCGAGCGCTGGAGAAGGTGACCGGCGCGCCCATCGAGGCCCTGGGGTTCGCAACGCCCGTTCCCCTGGCGCGCATCAGCGACGACGGGCGGGGCGGACACGATGTGGAGAGCCCGGAGGCGCGGTCCCAGGCGATCCTGCCGAGGTCCGTTCCCGAGCCCTCCACGGCACAGGCGCGGGGTGCCTTCTCAGGGATCTGGCTGTCCCGTTACGAGTACTTCAGTTCCGGCCGCGACGGGCGGTATGTCGGTCAGCACTACGTTGTCCTGCTCCAGCACGGGGACGCGTTGACGGTCCGCAGCCTTCCGGGCTCCTCGGACTCCGCGCTGTCGATCGATCTCCAGTTGGACGGCGGGGTCGTCACCGGCACCTGGTCGGAGCAGACGTCCCCCGAGAGCTACTACTCCGGGGCCCGATACCACGGCGCCATACAGCTTCTGGTCGATCCGACGGGGCGCAGGATGGCCGGCAAGTGGATCGGATTCGGGAAGGAGTTCGACGTCAACACGGGCCCGTGGGATCTGATCTTTCAGGACGCCTCCACATCGAGAGCCACGATGGGCTCCTTCAACCAGCCCCCACCCGAGCCGTCTCCCGACCAGTAG